The sequence below is a genomic window from Polaribacter vadi.
ATGTTTTTGGAGTAGCGGAATTGACGAAAAATTTAATTCCGTTTTTACAAAAAGGAAGTCATGTTGTAACGATTAGTTCTATGGGTGGCGTTCAAGGAAGTATGAAATTTCCTGGTTTAGCAGCATATTCATCAGCAAAAGGAGCAGTTATTACGTTATCAGAATTATTAGCAGAAGAATACAAAGAACAACAAATTTCCTTTAATGTTTTGGCTTTAGGAGCTGTACAAACAGAAATGTTAGCAGAAGCTTTTCCTGATTATAAAGCACCTTTATCTGCAGTAGAAATGGCAAATTATATTTTTGATTTTTCTACAACAGGAAATAAATTTTATAATGGGAAGGTTTTGGAGGTTTCATCAACAACACCATAATTCAGTTGGCAGTAAAAAAAGTTAGCAGTACTCAGTAGTAAATAAGTAGATTTAAATATTGAATTCAAATTACCAAAATTTTGTTCCACCTAAAGCAATTCCATTTGTTCAATTTTTAATTGATGCACATTCTTTTGATTTATTAATTGTAAATCAACGCCAAACAAAACATGGCGATTTTAGAAAGTTGCCTAATGGGAAATATCAAATAACAGTTAACAACAACCTGAACAAACATCAATTTTTATTAACGTTAGTGCATGAAATTGCACATCATGTTACACATCAAAAATTCGGGAGAGTTCAGCCTCATGGACAAGAATGGAAAAAAGTTTTTCAGCATTTAATGTTGCCTTTTTTACGCCTAGAGATTTATCCGAAAGAAATGATTGGTCATTTAGCAAACTACTTAAAAAACCCAAAAGCAAGCACAGATTCTGATGTAAAACTTTCGTTGGCTTTAAGAGGAAATATCGCTGAGGAAGGTAAGAATTTTATTTTCTCACTTCCTTTCGGAACTTTATTCATTTTTAAAAATGCAGTTTATAAAAGAGGAAATATAAGAAGAACAAGAATTGAATGTTTAGAAATGAAGACTAAAAAAGTATATCTTTTTAATCAAAATGTGGAAGTAAAATTATACGAATAATTTTTACCTCCACATAAATCATCAATCTAAAAAAAAGTTATTTTTCTCTTTTGATAAATAAAGTATCTAACTTCATTTCTGCTTGCAACCAAGTTCTTAATTCTCGCTCTTTAGGCGCAATTATGCTATCTGCCATTTTTGCTCTCCATTTAATAGTTGCTACAGGAATGGTATCAATTTTAATAAAATCTTTAGAAAACAGCATTTTAGCAAAACCTATCTGCTGAATATCTGTATATCTAATTTTTGCATCTTTAGCAATGGTACTAAATGCAATTACTTTTTGATTGTTGTAAGAAGCATCTTGCTCAATCCTTTGGTTTAAGCTAGTTATTGTTTCTTGTAAATCTGTAATTTGTTTTTGTAAACCTGCAATAATATTTTTACTTTCTTGAAGCTCTTCTCTATTTTCTTTATAAGCTGTTGTAATTACCTCAAAACTCTTGGTATCACTATCTCTAACCTTTAAAGTGATTTCATTTAGATATTCATATCTTGGATCTGTTAACAAGCGGTTTTTCAAAGAATTTTCTTCAGCATCACTTACTTCATTAAAAAACTTTAACTCTAACGTTTTGGTTTCTTCATTATAATTAGGTTGCTCCATTAAAATATAATGATCATTAGATTTGATCTCATTTTTTGTAAACGCCTCTATTTGAGTCTTTATTTGATTTTCTTGAAATACATTAACAAATGTAAAAATAGCAGGAATCATTACAGCAATCCCAACTAAAGTCGCAATTGTAGAGGAGCGTTTTCTCTTAGCTGCATTTGCATATTTATGCATTGGAAAACGCAAAAATTTTAAAACTAAAAATGCTGCTAAAGCAATAAATATTGTATTAATTGTAAACAAATACATTGCTCCCAAAAAATAGTAGAAATTACCTTTTGCTAAACCATAACCAGCAGTACACAAAGGTGGCATTAACGCTGTTGCAATAGCAACCCCAAAAATTACTGAAGCAATAGTCCCTTTTTTAGTTCTAGCAACCATTAATGCTAAACCACCAAAAAAAGCGATTAAAACATCTCTAATATCTGGTTTTACTCTCCCTAATAATTCTGATGTATCTTCACTTAAAGGAAAAAAATAAAAGAACATAAAAGAGGCGAATAAACTTAAGCCAATCATAACCCCAAGGTTCTTTAAAGACTTTTTAAAGGTAGCAATATCATTTAATGCAAAAGACATTCCTAAACCTAAAATTGGGCCCATTAATGGCGATATTAACATGGCTCCAATTACAACTGCTGTAGAATCTGCATTTAAACCAATGGATGCTACAAAAACAGCGAAAATTAAAATCCAAGCTGTTGCACCTTTAAAAGGAATATCTGCTTTAATAGCGTCTATAGTTGCTGCATGATCAGTATCTTCTCTAAAGTCAAAAAGTTCTACAACAAATTTCTTAAGATTTTCAAAAAGACCTTTGGCATCTTTTTTTATATTTTCTGTAGAATCTTGCTCTTCTTTAGGAGGATGAGGCTTTATGTTTTTTTGGATATCTTCTTCCATTTTATAATAGTATCAATTTTGAAAGATACAAAAAAGTATTTCTATTTTAAATTGTTTTACTGTAGATAAATTTTTCTTATTTCTAATCGAAAATTCTCTTCTTTTTTATTACCAATAAGTAGTGCAATCTCTTCAATTTCGTTTGATGAAAAATTACTCATATCTAAATTTCTACCTCTAAAAGCAGGATACATATCAGATAAATTAATTTCAACAAACTCCCATTCTTTTGAGGTTTCGAAAGTTTGTATATAAGAATAATAATTTTGATAATTATCTTTTATCCTAAATTGATATTTTTTTCCATCACCTTTAATTTTTAAAATAACTTTAGAAAACTTTTCAACATTAATTTTATCAAATCGATATCTTAAAGAAGAGAATCCGCCATTATTTTCTAAAGATATTTCACCTGTATACAATCCATTTCCTTCTTCATTAATTTCAAAATTCCCAGAAGAGACACCTCCCATTACAACATCATCTACAACCCTCCAAGAAGAGATATTAGATTGCTTTGAAAACTCAAAAATAATATGCGCTGAATTATTCATAATTAGAAAAAATAAGATGATATAAAAGTATTTGTTCATTTTTCATCAAATTAAAACAAAAATAAAACTTTTAAAACTTTAGGTGAGTTAAATAAAAACTTTAAATAAAAAAACATTTTTCGTTTCAAATAAAAAAAAACTCTTAAAATCAAAAAAAGTTTGCAGAAAACTGCAAACTTTTTTATTTCTTGTGACCGGGCTGGGGCTCGAACCCAGGACCCTCTCCTTAAAAGGGAGATGCTCTACCAACTGAGCTACCAGGTCAATATCTTTTCCTTTAAGCGGGTGCAAATATAGAAGTTATTTTCAGAAAAACAAACATTTTTTTTAATTTGTTTCTTTTAAATATGCTTCTCTAACTTTCTTGAATAAATTAGAGGAATATACAAAACCTACAACAGCTTCATTATCAGTTTTAAACATCTCATCACTGCTTCCTTCCCACTCTTTTTTACCATCCTTTAAAAAAAGAATATTTTCTCCAATTTCCATTACAGAATTCATATCGTGGGTATTTATTACTGTTGTTATTTTATATTCGTCTGTAATTTCTTGAATTAAATTATCAATTACAGTTGCTGTTTGCGGATCTAAACCAGAATTTGGTTCATCACAAAACAAGTATTTTGGATTCATAACAATAGCTCTTGCAATAGCAACTCTTTTTTGCATACCTCCAGATAATTCTGCTGGTAATTTATCATTAGAGTTTTCAAGATTTACTCTATCTAAAACAAAATTTACTCTTTCCAACATTTCTGCTTGAGATTGTTTGGTAAACATTTTTAAAGGAAACATCACATTTTCTTCTACTGTTTGAGAATCGAACAAAGCACCTCCTTGAAAAACCATGCCTATTTCTTGACGCCATTGCATTTTCTCTTCAATACTAAAATTTGTATTTATTCTTCCATCAAAAGAAATAGTACCACTTTCTGGAATATGCAAACCTATTAAAGATTTTAAGAAAACTGTTTTTCCTGCACCACTTTGCCCAATAATTAAGCTCGTTTTTCCTGGTTGAAAAGTTGTAGTAATTCCCTTTAAAACTTCAACATCACCAAAACCCTTGCGTAAATCTTTTACTTCTATCATCTAAGTTAGTAACATTTGAGTTAATAAATAATTCATAATTACAATTAATATGGTAGTCCAAACTACAGATTGTGTACTTGCTTCTCCTACTGCAAGCGAACCTCCTTTTACATAATAACCATGATAGGAAGGAACAGTAGCAATTAAAAATGCAAACACTAACGTTTTTATAAGTGCATATACAATTAAGAAAGGTTTAAAATCTGATTGTAATCCTGTAATATAGTCTACACCTGAAAACAATCCAGATAAAACACCTGCTAACCAACCTCCGAAAATACCTAAAGCCATTCCTAAAATTATTAGAAAAGGATAAAAGAAAACAGTGGCAATTACTTTTGGCAATACTAAATGATTTAATGAGTTGATCCCCATGACATCTAAAGCATCAATTTGTTCTGTAACCCTCATAGTACCAATACTAGATGTTATATAAGAACCCACTTTACCTGCCAAAATAATAGAACAAAACGTTGGTGCAAATTCTAAAATTATAGATCTTTTTGCTGCAAAACCAATTAAGGATCTTGGTATAAAAGCACTATCCAAATTTAAAGCTGTTTGCAATGCAATTACACCTCCTATAAAAAAGGAGATAAACATAATAATTCCTAAAGACTTTAAACCAAGTTCTTCTATTTCCTTGAATAAAGCTTCACGAAAAATTCTACCTTTAAGCGGTTTTTTAAAAACCTGCCCTAGCATAATAAAGTATTTACCAATATGCTCTATGTAATTCATAGATTAAATTTTTGCGCTAAATTAATAAATAACATTTACACAATATATAATTAGTGCTATCAAAATAAAATTTAATTACTTTTGATGTTATATTAAAGTAACAACCTTATGAAAAACAGTATAATTTATCTATTTGCAATCGTAATTTTATTCTCTGGATTTAAAAGTGATGCTAAAAACCCAGAAAAACCCAAACTTGTTGTTGGTATTGTTATAGACCAAATGAGATATGATTATTTAACAAGATTTTATAGCAGATATGGAGAAAACGGATTTAAAAGACTTTTAAACAATGGGTTTTCTCTAGAAAACGCACAATATAATTATATACCAACATATACAGCAGTTGGTCATACCTCAATTTATACAGGTACAACTCCAGATAACCATGGAATAATTTCGAACAATTGGTATGACAAATTTTTAAAGGAATCTATTTATTGTGTAGATGATAATACGTATACAACTGTTGGAAATGATAGTAATGAAGGAAAAAAGTCTCCTTTTAGAATGCAAAGCACCACAATTACGGATCAGTTACGTTTAGCGCAAAATATGCAAAACAAAACTATTAGTGTTAGTATTAAAGACAGGTCTGCAATTTTACCTGCAGGACATACTGCTAATGGCGCATATTGGTTTGATGGCGGCTCAAGAGGTCAATTTATATCTTCTTCTTTTTATATGGATGCTTTACCTAATTGGGTAACAGATTTTAATAATTCTGGAAAAGCAGCTGCTTATTTAGAACAACCCTGGGAAACCCTTTATGACGTGAATACCTATAAAAATAGCATTCTTGATGATAATGTTTATGAAGGTAAATTTAAAGGTGAAACTAACAGCACATTCCCTCATAATATTCCTGCTTTAAAAAAGGATAATGGAAATTACAGTATTATTAAAGCAATTCCTGCTGGTAATTCTTTTACAGCAGATTTTGCAAAAGCTGCTATTATTGGTGAAAATTTAGGTAAAGGTGAATTTACAGATTTTTTAGCTGTGAGTTTTTCTTCTACAGATTATGTTGGACATCAATTTGGACCAACATCTGTAGAAATTGAAGATACTTATTTACGTTTAGATAAAGATTTAGCAGATTTACTTTCTTTTTTAGATAAAGAAATTGGAAAAGATAAATATACCGTTTTTTTAACTGCAGATCATGCTGCTGTTGATGTACCTGCGTATTTACAGTCTTTAAAAATACCTGCTCATTATTTTAGTAACAGAAAATTTAAAGAAGAAGTTTTAGAAATCACTCAAAAATATTTTAACTCGACAGAATTGATTGAGAACATTTCTAATTATCAAATATTTTTAGATAAAGACAAAATTGAATCTTTAGGACTAACAAAAAGTGTTGTTGCTGATAAATTAGTAGAAGAAATTATAAATCTTGATGGTGTTTACAAAGCAGTTACAGCAAAAACATTACAAACTGCAAGATTTACAGACGGAATTATGAATTCTTTACAAAATGGCTATAATCAAAAATATTCTGGAGATGTTTTAATGATTCCTTTTCCTGCAACTTTAACTGGAGGTAAAACAGGAACTTCTCATGGTTCTGGCTATTCTTATGATACGCATATTCCTATTATTTTTTACGGAAATGGTATTCAACAAGGAAGTTCTAAAAAACGTCATGAAATTATAGATATTGCACCAACTATTGCAAATTTATTGCAAATTGAAGCTCCAAATTCATCCACAGGAAAAATTATTGTGGAAGCTTTGAAATAATTTCTGAAGCTAACTTTTTAGTTTGATATTTATACATATCAAAAAAAATCAATTCAACCTTAAATTTAAAGTTGAATTGATTTTTTTTTGAAGTAATTCAGACAAATCACTTCTATTATTATCTCTCTGTTAAAGTTGTAAATTAAAAATAAATTATGAATTATTTTTTGGCAAAAATATTTCAGCCATCATACAACGTGCACTTCCACCTCCACAAGTTTCGATGGTTTCTAAAGAACTAGATATAATTTTACAATGATTTGTAATTCTAGCAATTTGACTTTGATTTAAACTATCATAAGCAGCTTGACTCATAATTAAAAAAAGTTCGTCATTTTCTCCTTTTAACTGCAGCATATTCCCTGCAAAATTATTCATCTGTTCTTCTGTAATTTCAATGATTTGCTTACCATCTTCCTTTAAATGTTTTACAACATTTTTACGTTCAGTTTTATCATCAATAGTATCTAAACAAATTACAGCAAATGTTGTTGCCACACACATCATAACATTGGTGTGATAAATAGCTACTCTTTTATCATTTACAGTTTGATTCGCAATAAAAACCACAGGTGTGTATTCAAAATCTTCGCAAAATTCAATAAAAAGTTCCTCATCTGCTCTTGCTGATAAAGCACAATATGCTTTTTTATTTACACGATCTAAAATAATGCTTCCTGTTGCTTCTAAGAACAAATTTTCTTCTTCTGCAGAAGTATAATCGACAACGTTTTCTATTAAAAAATCGTTTTTTTCTAATTCAACTAAAATATCATCTCTTCTTTCTAAACGTCTGTTTTCTGCAAACATTGGGTAGATTCCAACAGTCCCATCTGCATGAAAAGAAATCCAATTATTTGGAAAAACCGAATCTGGTGTATCAAACTCATCAGTATCAGAAAAAACAATTACATTGATTCCATAACTTTTTAATTTAAAAACAAAAGCATCAAATTCTTCTTGAGCTTTCTTATTTATTTCTGCATTTTTTAAATCGATATCTTCTTGAAAAAAATTATTTACAGCAGTTTGTTCGTTCTTCCTAAAGTTGATAGGACGAATCATTAAAATAGAATTAGTTGTTTGTTGCATATATATTTTATGAACAACAAAATTATCATTTTTTATGTTCATAGTGCTTAATTCATCAAAATAAAGTTCGAAAAATTGCGGAGTGTTTTTTTAAGCTTTTAATTACAATGTACTGTTTCTATTTTTCTAAACAAATCAAATTTAAAACTAAAGATTTTGAGAATTGTTTAAATATTTTGAATACCTACAAACCTTTTTTCGCTTATAAATAGAACTAAAAATAGTGCTTATAAATTCAGTTTCCACAACTAAAACCATTAAAATCTAAGCTAAATAATTTAGTTTATATACCTTTGAAAAAAATAAATTAAAATATTTTAAAAATATATTTAACTGTTTTGCATGAATAGTTTTCTTTAAAATATAGTTTCCATCCATTTTTATGAAAAAACAAATTACGATTATTGGTGGTGGAATTTCTGCTTATCTATTAGCATCAACTTTAGATGTTGAAAAATTTACAGTTACTATTTACGAAAAAAACAAAACAACAGGTCGTAAATTTTTAGTGGCTGGAAAAGGTGGTTTTAATTTAACACACTCAGAACATCTTGAAACATTCATTAAAAAATATACGCCAACTGACTTTTTAGAGAAATCTTTAAGAAATTTCACAAATGTTGATTTCAGAAATTGGCTCGACAATATAGGAATCCCTACTTATATAGGAAGCAGCAAAAGAGTGTACCCAAAAGAAGGCATAAAACCAATTGAAGTTTTAAATGCAATTCTAAAGCATTTGGAAGAAAGAGGAGTTTCTATAAAATACGAACACATTTTTTCTGATTGGGATAAAAACAACAATCCAATTATAAACGATAAACCAGTTCAATCAGATTACACCATTTTTTGTTTAGGTGGAGCAAGTTGGAAAATTACAGGTTCTGATGGAACTTGGCTGAATACTTTTGCTAAAAAAGAAATTAAAACAACTTCTTTTCAAGCTTCAAACTGCGGATTTGAAATTGATTGGAAACCAAATTTCATTGAAAAAAACGAAGGAATTCCTTTAAAAAATATTGCTATTTATTGTGATGATAAAATTCAAAAAGGAGAAGCTGTACTTACCAAGTTTGGTTTAGAAGGAAATGCAATTTATGGATTAAGTCCACAAATTAGAGAACAGCTAAGCACCACTAAAAACGCACTAATTTTTGTTGATTTAAAACCTTCTTTAAGTTTAGAAAATGTATATTCTAAAATAAAATCATCAACCTACAAAAACACAACTCAAATCTTAAAAAAGGAACTTAAATTGAGTTCAGCTCAAATAGATTTATTAAAAATTTATCTTTCTAAAGAATTGTACTTAAATGCAAAAAGCTTATCAGAAAACATTAAAAAATTTCCTTTAAAAATAACCAATACTGCAACAATTGACGAAGCAATTTCTACAGTTGGTGGAATCGATTTAAACGCAGTTTCAACTTATTTTGAACTCAAAAAAATACCAAATCAATTTTGTATTGGTGAAATGTTAGATTGGGACGCTCCAACAGGTGGTTATCTTTTGCAAGGTTGTGCAAGTATGGGTTTTTCTTTAGGGAAATATTTGAATGGGAAACATTAAATACAACTAGAAAAAAAGCAACAATGCAAAAAAGAATTATTATGAAAACAAGAAAAAGTTCGAAACTTTCAAAGTAAGAATAATAAAGAAAGACCGGTTGGAGTTTAAGATTATTAGTAAATACATAATCAAATAAAAATGTAAAAAAAATAACTAAAAGAGTTAATTTTACTGGTGAAATATTTAAGAGTGATCTAATTTTATTATTAAATAGAAAGTTTTTATTATTATAAAAAATATGAGCAAAAAATCATTAACAATTGTAGTTCTTTTAAATACAAGCATATTGCTATGTCAAACTATAAACTCTATAAAAGTAGATGGTTTAAAATCAGTTTTGGGAATTTATCAAATAGAATTAGAGCATTTTAAAGATAATAAATGGTCATATGGTCTTGGTTTTACTTTTGTGGACACATCTTTAAGATTATTTGCCAAAGATGAAACTAATTCTTTTGACGGGTTCAGTATTTCTCCATTTGTTAGATATTATAAAAATAATAACAAAAGTAACTCAGCATTTTATCAAAGTAATTTAAGGTATTTTAGTGTTGATTTAGAATCAGATGGAAAACCAAGAGAGAAAATGATTAGTTTAGATATTAATTACGGATATCAAATTAAACTATATAAAAAACTCTTTCTTGAAACTACAATTGGTATTGGTGCTATGTACTTTTTAGAAGGAAGTGAAACCTACAAAGCGGATTTTATTCCTTACCCAATGTTGAACTTGAACATCACTTATAAAATATAAATCAACAAACCCTACCTCCTCTTTTTAGGAGCTCTACTCACTTTCTTTTTTCTTCTATTAAAAGGAATGGCATCATCAAAAGTATGTTGTGCAGTTTTATGAGCAGTTTTATTCTTTTTCCAAGAATTATTTTCTGGCAATAAAACTTGTAACAAATCAGATCGTCCAACTTTAGTTAACGTATTTTTAATCCAATCTTTATTTTCTTTTTTATACCAAAAGAAAAATTTATGCTGATCTTCACGTTCCTTTTTAGTCTTTGGAGTTCTGGTTGGTTTTAAAGTATAAGGATGATATCCTGAGTAATAAATAACAGTGGCAACTGTCATTGGAGTTGGTGTAAAACCTTGTACTTGCTCCAATTGAAAGCCCATGCTTTTAGTTTCAGCAGCTAAATTTGCCATATCTTCTACCTCACTTGCTGGGTGACTTGATATAAAATAAGGAATTAATTGTAAGTTTAATTTGTTCTTAATATTTATCTTATCAAAACGTTCCTTAAACTTATGAAAATAAGTAAAAGAAGGCTTACGCATCAATTTTAAAACAGGGTCAGAAGTGTGTTCTGGAGCCACTTTTAAACGACCAGAAACGTGTTTTGTCATTACCTCTTCTGTGTACGCATCCAATTCTTTTGGATCTGCGTTTTTGTTGAATTCAGGCACCAACATATCATGTCGAATTCCACTACCAATAAAAGATTTTTTAATCTTTGGATGCTTATCAACTGCTTGATATAATTCCGTTAATGGTTTGTGAGACGTATCTAAGTTAGAGCAAATTACAGGCGAAATACAACTTGGTGCAACACATTTATCGCAAATAGATTGTACTTTACCTTTCATCTGATACATGTTTGCAGATGGCCCACCAATATCAGATAAATAGCCTTTAAAGTCTGGCATATTCGCCACTTTATCAACCTCTCTTAAAACAGATTCTTTACTTCTACTCGCAATAAATTTTCCTTGGTGAGCAGAAATTGTACAAAAACTACAACCTCCAAAACATCCTCTGTGAATATTTATTGAGAATTTTATCATTTCAAAAGCAGGAATTGGCCCACGCTTATCATATTTTGGATGTGGCAAACGTGTAAAAGGCAAATCGAAAGAACCATCAATTTCCTTTTCTGTCATTGTAGGAAAAGGTGGATTTATCACCAACGTTTTCCCTTCCACTTCCTGTAAAATTCTTCTTGCTTTTAATTTATTCGACTCTTGTTCAATCACTTTAAAATTAGAAGCAAACGTTTTTTTATCTTTTAAACAAGCTGTATGAGAGTTGATGGTTACATCTTCCCAATCATTTATAAAAGGTAATTTTTCTTGTTTTTGGTCAATTAAAACAGCAGTTTGTTTTATGTTTTTCAAACTGGAAAACGGAACACCTTTCTGCAATAATTCTACAATTTCACGCAAAGGTTGCTCACCCATTCCATACACTAACATATCTGCTTTCGATGTTTCTAAAATACTTGGCAACAACTTGTCAGACCAGTAATCGTAATGAGTTACACGTCTTAAAGAAGCTTCAATTCCGCCAATTAAAACTGGCACATCTGGAAATTTTTCCTTTAATATTTTCGAATATACAGACGTTGCATAATCAGGTCTAAAACCCTTATCTCCATTTGGAGTGTATGCATCTTTATCACGTCTTTTTTTGCTGGCAGTATAATTAGAAACCATAGGATCCATACAACCTCCAGTCGCTCCAAAAAACAATCTTG
It includes:
- a CDS encoding MlaE family ABC transporter permease; translated protein: MNYIEHIGKYFIMLGQVFKKPLKGRIFREALFKEIEELGLKSLGIIMFISFFIGGVIALQTALNLDSAFIPRSLIGFAAKRSIILEFAPTFCSIILAGKVGSYITSSIGTMRVTEQIDALDVMGINSLNHLVLPKVIATVFFYPFLIILGMALGIFGGWLAGVLSGLFSGVDYITGLQSDFKPFLIVYALIKTLVFAFLIATVPSYHGYYVKGGSLAVGEASTQSVVWTTILIVIMNYLLTQMLLT
- a CDS encoding NAD(P)/FAD-dependent oxidoreductase, which codes for MKKQITIIGGGISAYLLASTLDVEKFTVTIYEKNKTTGRKFLVAGKGGFNLTHSEHLETFIKKYTPTDFLEKSLRNFTNVDFRNWLDNIGIPTYIGSSKRVYPKEGIKPIEVLNAILKHLEERGVSIKYEHIFSDWDKNNNPIINDKPVQSDYTIFCLGGASWKITGSDGTWLNTFAKKEIKTTSFQASNCGFEIDWKPNFIEKNEGIPLKNIAIYCDDKIQKGEAVLTKFGLEGNAIYGLSPQIREQLSTTKNALIFVDLKPSLSLENVYSKIKSSTYKNTTQILKKELKLSSAQIDLLKIYLSKELYLNAKSLSENIKKFPLKITNTATIDEAISTVGGIDLNAVSTYFELKKIPNQFCIGEMLDWDAPTGGYLLQGCASMGFSLGKYLNGKH
- a CDS encoding DUF3575 domain-containing protein, producing MSKKSLTIVVLLNTSILLCQTINSIKVDGLKSVLGIYQIELEHFKDNKWSYGLGFTFVDTSLRLFAKDETNSFDGFSISPFVRYYKNNNKSNSAFYQSNLRYFSVDLESDGKPREKMISLDINYGYQIKLYKKLFLETTIGIGAMYFLEGSETYKADFIPYPMLNLNITYKI
- a CDS encoding CIA30 family protein encodes the protein MNNSAHIIFEFSKQSNISSWRVVDDVVMGGVSSGNFEINEEGNGLYTGEISLENNGGFSSLRYRFDKINVEKFSKVILKIKGDGKKYQFRIKDNYQNYYSYIQTFETSKEWEFVEINLSDMYPAFRGRNLDMSNFSSNEIEEIALLIGNKKEENFRLEIRKIYLQ
- the pafA gene encoding alkaline phosphatase PafA, encoding MKNSIIYLFAIVILFSGFKSDAKNPEKPKLVVGIVIDQMRYDYLTRFYSRYGENGFKRLLNNGFSLENAQYNYIPTYTAVGHTSIYTGTTPDNHGIISNNWYDKFLKESIYCVDDNTYTTVGNDSNEGKKSPFRMQSTTITDQLRLAQNMQNKTISVSIKDRSAILPAGHTANGAYWFDGGSRGQFISSSFYMDALPNWVTDFNNSGKAAAYLEQPWETLYDVNTYKNSILDDNVYEGKFKGETNSTFPHNIPALKKDNGNYSIIKAIPAGNSFTADFAKAAIIGENLGKGEFTDFLAVSFSSTDYVGHQFGPTSVEIEDTYLRLDKDLADLLSFLDKEIGKDKYTVFLTADHAAVDVPAYLQSLKIPAHYFSNRKFKEEVLEITQKYFNSTELIENISNYQIFLDKDKIESLGLTKSVVADKLVEEIINLDGVYKAVTAKTLQTARFTDGIMNSLQNGYNQKYSGDVLMIPFPATLTGGKTGTSHGSGYSYDTHIPIIFYGNGIQQGSSKKRHEIIDIAPTIANLLQIEAPNSSTGKIIVEALK
- a CDS encoding ABC transporter ATP-binding protein; this translates as MIEVKDLRKGFGDVEVLKGITTTFQPGKTSLIIGQSGAGKTVFLKSLIGLHIPESGTISFDGRINTNFSIEEKMQWRQEIGMVFQGGALFDSQTVEENVMFPLKMFTKQSQAEMLERVNFVLDRVNLENSNDKLPAELSGGMQKRVAIARAIVMNPKYLFCDEPNSGLDPQTATVIDNLIQEITDEYKITTVINTHDMNSVMEIGENILFLKDGKKEWEGSSDEMFKTDNEAVVGFVYSSNLFKKVREAYLKETN
- a CDS encoding SDR family NAD(P)-dependent oxidoreductase; translation: MKNVVITGTSRGIGFELAKLFADKGHNVLAISRNTAPLKTVNHQNITLLSVDLSINSDVKKVADFIKNNWKTVDILINNAGKLINKPFTELTSDDFLEVYKVNVFGVAELTKNLIPFLQKGSHVVTISSMGGVQGSMKFPGLAAYSSAKGAVITLSELLAEEYKEQQISFNVLALGAVQTEMLAEAFPDYKAPLSAVEMANYIFDFSTTGNKFYNGKVLEVSSTTP
- a CDS encoding SprT-like domain-containing protein, producing MNSNYQNFVPPKAIPFVQFLIDAHSFDLLIVNQRQTKHGDFRKLPNGKYQITVNNNLNKHQFLLTLVHEIAHHVTHQKFGRVQPHGQEWKKVFQHLMLPFLRLEIYPKEMIGHLANYLKNPKASTDSDVKLSLALRGNIAEEGKNFIFSLPFGTLFIFKNAVYKRGNIRRTRIECLEMKTKKVYLFNQNVEVKLYE
- a CDS encoding DUF389 domain-containing protein, yielding MEEDIQKNIKPHPPKEEQDSTENIKKDAKGLFENLKKFVVELFDFREDTDHAATIDAIKADIPFKGATAWILIFAVFVASIGLNADSTAVVIGAMLISPLMGPILGLGMSFALNDIATFKKSLKNLGVMIGLSLFASFMFFYFFPLSEDTSELLGRVKPDIRDVLIAFFGGLALMVARTKKGTIASVIFGVAIATALMPPLCTAGYGLAKGNFYYFLGAMYLFTINTIFIALAAFLVLKFLRFPMHKYANAAKRKRSSTIATLVGIAVMIPAIFTFVNVFQENQIKTQIEAFTKNEIKSNDHYILMEQPNYNEETKTLELKFFNEVSDAEENSLKNRLLTDPRYEYLNEITLKVRDSDTKSFEVITTAYKENREELQESKNIIAGLQKQITDLQETITSLNQRIEQDASYNNQKVIAFSTIAKDAKIRYTDIQQIGFAKMLFSKDFIKIDTIPVATIKWRAKMADSIIAPKERELRTWLQAEMKLDTLFIKREK
- the ctlX gene encoding citrulline utilization hydrolase CtlX, producing MQQTTNSILMIRPINFRKNEQTAVNNFFQEDIDLKNAEINKKAQEEFDAFVFKLKSYGINVIVFSDTDEFDTPDSVFPNNWISFHADGTVGIYPMFAENRRLERRDDILVELEKNDFLIENVVDYTSAEEENLFLEATGSIILDRVNKKAYCALSARADEELFIEFCEDFEYTPVVFIANQTVNDKRVAIYHTNVMMCVATTFAVICLDTIDDKTERKNVVKHLKEDGKQIIEITEEQMNNFAGNMLQLKGENDELFLIMSQAAYDSLNQSQIARITNHCKIISSSLETIETCGGGSARCMMAEIFLPKNNS